GTTTCTTCGTTCCAGACATTAACTTCGCTCACCAGTGCTTTAGCGATCTTTTCCATGGTGGTCCCGTGGTCGCCATCGCCGAGCTCACAGTCCAGTTTGGTTAAATTTTCGACGCTGCTTATGATTTTATTAGCAGATGTCAATAACATGTTTTTAATTTTTAAGGTTTCTACTGACATACTCTCACCTCCGGTATCGGTTTCAACTTGGTTATAGAATATCACTGGAATTAACATTTGTCAATTAAAAAAACGTAAAATAATTTAAAAACTTTAAAAAACACCATGAAAATACAAAAAATAAGCTATTTTTTGACAAATGTAAAGTTTGTTGGTTTTTAAATCTTAAGAACATCAGATTGACATTTGTCAAAAAAAAGAGTATATTTAGAAAAAGCAGCTGACATTTGTAAAGGAGAGCATCGTGAAAGAGAAAGAACTGATCCGCCTTATTACCGCGGCACAAATGTATTATGAAGAGAATATGACCCAGGCAGAGATCGCAAAGTCTATGGGCATCTCGCGTCCCTCGGTCAGCAATCTGCTGAACAAGGCCCGCAGGGAGGGAATTGTTAAAATTGAGATTAAGTCCTTTGACAGCACCAGCATCGGAAAAAGCCGGGAGCTGTGCAACCGGTTTGGCTTAAAAAGCTGCCAGGTCGTGAGCTGTACGGAGGATAAGAATGAAACCCAGGAGCGCCTTTATGAGGCAGCTGTGGATTTTCTTCTGGAGCTTCTCCCAAAAACCCGTATTTTGGGCCTTGGCTGGGGGTATAATATCAGCCGTGTCATTGATATTTTAGCGAACCGGGAGCTCACTGGACAGTATAGCGGAAAGGTATGCCCCCTGATCGGGACGGCGACAGTGCCCCACAAGGGTTACCATCCCAATGAGCTGGCCACGGATTTTGCACGGAAAACGGGCTTTGAGGCGGATTTTCTGATCTCACCGGCTTTCCCCACTACTAAGCAGGAGCGGGATTTGTTTGTGACGACGGATAATTACAACAGTATTCTGGCACTGTGGAAAAAGACGGACACAGCCCTGGTGACCCTTGGGGGCTACCCCTGTGTGCCAGATCACGCCACAGCCCTGCGCTTTGGGCGGAGGCTGATTACGGAGCGAGCTACTTCCAATATTCTGTCTTACTTTTTTAACTGGAAGGGACAGCAGATTAAAGGGGAGGATGATTTTGCCATCCAGATTCCTCTGGCGCCGCTTTCTAAAATTAAGAATTTTATTGGTATTGTGCCTGTTGAAGCGAATATAGGATCGGCCATTGGCTGTCTGAATACGGGGTTTGCGCGCCATCTCATCATAGATGAGGAAACGGCTGAAAAAATTTTAAAAACGGACATATAGCAGGTCACTGCCAAAGCACTCTTCAGTCTTTTCGGGGCTGCGCCTCAGGATAAAGGCGGTCAGCTCCCGGCCGCCGATTCGGCGGGTATCCTGGATGCCGTCATAGGCGTCAGTAAGTGCCTGGAGTTCCTCTGTATACTGAGAAAGGGGCCTGCAGGGCTGTTTGGTTTTGATGGACAGGGAGATAACGCCTGCGTTAAAAAGATTGATGGTGAAGTCCACGCTTTTTTCTCCCGCAGAAAAGGCGCTTTCCAGCAGAATCTCTGTCAACCGGCAGATGTCCCGTTCTTTCACAAAGGAGGACATGGGATAGAAAACCATAGGGTTAAAGTCAATACCCTTTTCCTGGGCGATGGCCTGAAAGAGAGAGATGACGCCATCCAGGGCGCAGTAGGACGTGGCTGCCTTTTTTCTTAGGCCGCTGTATTTTTCCTTGAGGGCATAAAAATCGGAAACAGTGAAAGCGGGAGGCAACGGCTCGGCAGCAGGAATGGAGGAAATGGTCATGTTCATAGCGATTCTCCTTTCTGAATGGGGATTAAAACAGCACAAAGCTGAAATAGGTGACGGTTTCAGGGCCGTTATTATAGGAAAGGCCGGTTTTGCTGGCCAGATCCATGACCACGATG
The DNA window shown above is from Eubacterium limosum and carries:
- a CDS encoding sugar-binding transcriptional regulator encodes the protein MKEKELIRLITAAQMYYEENMTQAEIAKSMGISRPSVSNLLNKARREGIVKIEIKSFDSTSIGKSRELCNRFGLKSCQVVSCTEDKNETQERLYEAAVDFLLELLPKTRILGLGWGYNISRVIDILANRELTGQYSGKVCPLIGTATVPHKGYHPNELATDFARKTGFEADFLISPAFPTTKQERDLFVTTDNYNSILALWKKTDTALVTLGGYPCVPDHATALRFGRRLITERATSNILSYFFNWKGQQIKGEDDFAIQIPLAPLSKIKNFIGIVPVEANIGSAIGCLNTGFARHLIIDEETAEKILKTDI